From Scomber scombrus chromosome 13, fScoSco1.1, whole genome shotgun sequence, a single genomic window includes:
- the LOC133992710 gene encoding zinc finger protein 708 encodes MVVDGTMLDKTSDKVQRTGRCSDCGCSLTLPEPDSDPESTNTSTTSKQQRVHKIDSPSKCPSCQAGSSLPNSRRPHRRTRLDPHSCSLCPKTFISSAHLSLHLASHNKERKFRCNICGKYFHQSSHLVAHKTIHSGDRPFKCPECGKTFGRASHLKTHRRLHTGEKPFKCTFCDKSFTQKAGLLAHVRLHTGERPYKCEQCGEGFRSLSLLHSHKESSGQEKPASTATLNHPQNTQSSSEDLKCGVCCRTFVRSSYIRLHIHLNKGQRPYHCKVCNKTFVKLDTFVNHCDKHLRQKKDKNKQVKDKVVKPPMFVPLSRPPSPESSSPSQPLSSEINTRSRAKVKSKTEP; translated from the coding sequence ATGGTTGTAGATGGCACCATGCTGGACAAAACCAGTGATAAAGTCCAACGGACTGGGCGTTGCTCAGACTGTGGATGCAGTCTCACCCTACCAGAGCCAGACTCTGACCCTGAATCAACCAACACTTCAACCACATCTAAACAGCAACGCGTGCACAAAATAGACAGTCCTTCTAAGTGTCCATCCTGCCAGGCGGGCAGCAGCCTCCCCAACAGTCGACGGCCACACCGGCGCACCCGCCTCGACCCTCACAGCTGCTCCCTGTGCCCCAAAACCTTCATCTCCTCAGCCCACCTGAGCCTTCACCTCGCCTCACACAACAAAGAAAGGAAGTTCAGATGTAACATCTGTGGAAAGTATTTTCATCAGTCCTCCCACCTGGTGGCACACAAGACTATCCACAGCGGGGACAGGCCGTTTAAATGCCCAGAGTGTGGTAAGACCTTCGGCCGGGCCTCGCATCTGAAGACTCACCGTCGACTTCACACTGGCGAGAAGCCCTTCAAGTGCACCTTCTGTGACAAGTCGTTCACCCAGAAGGCTGGGCTCCTGGCACATGTTCGCCTGCACACAGGGGAGCGACCGTACAAGTGTGAGCAGTGTGGTGAGGGTTTCCGCTCTTTGTCACTTCTGCACTCTCACAAGGAGTCCTCCGGGCAGGAAAAGCCAGCATCGACAGCAACGCTCAACCATCCCCAGAACACACAAAGTAGCTCTGAGGATCTAAAGTGTGGCGTCTGCTGCCGCACCTTTGTACGATCGTCATACATCAGGCTGCACATACACCTCAACAAGGGACAGCGGCCCTATCACTGCAAAGTATGCAACAAGACCTTTGTCAAGCTGGATACGTTTGTAAACCACTGTGATAAACACTTAAGGcagaaaaaggataaaaacaaGCAAGTTAAAGACAAAGTGGTTAAACCTCCTATGTTTGTCCCGCTCTCCAGGCCTCCTTCTCCTGAATCCTCCTCACCCTCCCAGCCTTTATCCTCTGAGATCAACACACGCTCCAGAGCCAAAGTCAAGAGCAAAACAGAGCCCTGA
- the ercc1 gene encoding DNA excision repair protein ERCC-1, translated as MKKRFNINLDDSAFTKERTPLKPQFQPSSTTAASSSKPAPESVDQPLSYAQYIVQSKNHVPAAPQRDGSSSKLLRTEGEGGTSLKQSESATERCEIGTESGSDGAEKSKETQVTGTDHTEGTCQSLSLGPKPVGSGNCIIVSPRQRGNPILKFVRSVPWEFGDVAPDYILGQTTCALFLSLRYHNLNPNYIHDRLKQLGQTFTLRVLLVQVDVKDPHHALKELACICIMADCTLILAWSSEEAGRYLETYKSYEKKPADLLKEQVERDYLSKVTDCLTTVKSINKTDAITMLSTFSSVEGIISASKEDLVLCPGLGPQKAKRLYDVLHKPFYKSKTKDN; from the exons ATGAAAAAGAGATTTAACATCAACCTGGATGATTCAGCTTTCACCAAAGAAAGAACACCG CTAAAGCCCCAGTTTCAGCCTTCATCGACCACAGCTGCATCCTCATCAAAGCCTGCTCCTGAGTCAGTGGACCAGCCTCTGTCCTATGCACAATACATCGTCCAGAGTAAAAACCATGTACCCGCTGCTCCTCAGAGAGACGGTTCCTCCTCTAAACTTCTTAGAACTGAAGGTGAAGGAGGTACCAGTCTGAAGCAAAGCGAGTCTGCCACAGAAAGATGTGAAATAGGGACTGAGAGTGGATCTGATGGTGCGGAGAAGAGTAAGGAGACACAGGTGACTGGTACAGACCACACAGAGGGGACCTGTCAAAGCCTCAGCCTGGGTCCCAAACCAGTAGGGTCTGGGAACTGTATTATCGTCAGCCCTCGACAG agaGGAAATCCCATTCTGAAGTTTGTGAGGAGTGTCCCTTGGGAGTTTGGAGATGTTGCACCAGACTACATCTTGGGCCAGACAACTTGTGCGCTCTTCCTCAG TCTGAGGTATCACAATCTCAATCCAAACTATATTCACGACCGTCTGAAGCAACTTGGACAGACTTTCACCCTCCGAGTGTTACTGGTTCAAGTAGATGTG AAAGATCCTCATCATGCATTGAAGGAGTTGGCTTGCATATGCATAATGGCTGACTGCACTCTCATTTTGGCTTGGAG TTCAGAGGAGGCAGGACGTTACCTGGAAACATACAAGTCCTATGAGAAGAAACCAGCAGACCTTCTGAAGGAGCAAGTTGAAAGAGATTACCTGTCAAAG gttACAGACTGCCTGACAACTGTGAAGTCTATAAACAAGACAGATGCTATTACGATGCTGTCCACTTTCTCT tctgtAGAAGGAATCATCAGTGCCTCTAAAGAAGACCTGGTTCTCTGTCCAGGCCTTGGACCACAGAAA GCGAAACGACTGTACGATGTGCTCCACAAGCCCTTCTACAAGTCAAAGACTAAAGACAACTGA
- the prmt2 gene encoding protein arginine N-methyltransferase 2: protein MQSEKEDEEDASPEEYLALCSFTGSDSDQLTFSSGDRLLVHVKTSSDWWWAELQGDKGYAPACYLRQGATEEVEDASLEDPWQDEEYFGSYGTLRLHLEMLSDKSRTKAYQQVVLSNSASLRSKVVMDLGCGTGIISLFCAQLAQPSVVYAVEASSMAEYTRQLVKQNGCEEVVTVLQGRAEEIELPEQVDILVSEWMGNCLLFEFMVESVLLARDRWLREGGVMWPSSAALTLVPCQANSYFAENMAFWERPYGLDFTPLQPLAQQEFFTKPKFSHLIEPDDCLSTPCDVIFLDMYTLKVKDLEEIEGQFQFCVKKSGFFHGFTAWFTVYFESLEAEGAAVELNTGPDSEPTHWKQTLFMLDRPVSVNAGDSISGSVLLRRNPIWRRHMTVTLHWKINGNTQETDNCQVGTKSFPMWR, encoded by the exons atgcagtcagagaaagaggatgaggaggatgcaTCTCCTGAAGAGTACTTGGCTCTGTGTAGTTTTACTGGAAGCGACAGTGATCAG TTGACTTTCAGCAGCGGGGACAGGCTGCTTGTACATGTGAAGACCTCCTCAGACTGGTGGTGGGCAGAGCTGCAAGGGGACAAAGGTTACGCCCCTGCCTGCTACCTGCGGCAGGGTGCAActgaggaggtggaggacgCTTCCCTGGAGGATCCGTGGCAGGACGAGGAATACTTCGGCAGTTATGGGACACTG AGGCTTCACTTGGAGATGCTGTCAGACAAGAGCCGCACTAAGGCGTACCAGCAGGTTGTTCTCAGCAACAGTGCTTCTCTGAGAAGTAAGGTGGTGATGGACCTCGGCTGTGGGACTGGCATCATAAGCCTGTTCTGCGCTCAGCTGGCACAGCCTTCAGTG GTGTATGCTGTAGAGGCGAGCTCCATGGCCGAGTACACCAGACAGCTGGTGAAGCAGAATGGATGTGAGGAGGTCGTCACAGTGCTGCAGGGGCGAGCTGAGGAGATCGAGCTGCCTGAGCAGGTGGACATCCTGGTGTCTGAGTGGATGGGCAACTGCCTGCTG TTTGAGTTCATGGTGGAGTCAGTCCTGCTGGCCAGGGACCGCTGGCTGAGGGAAGGTGGTGTTATGTGGCCTTCCTCCGCAGCCCTCACCCTGGTACCGTGTCAGGCCAACAGCTATTTCGCAGAGAATATGGCCTTCTGGGAGCGGCCCTATGGCCTTGACTTCACCCCCCTTCA GCCTTTGGCACAGCAGGAGTTCTTCACCAAGCCCAAGTTCAGCCATCTCATTGAGCCCGACGACTGCCTCTCTACCCCCTGTGACGTCATCTTCCTGGACATGTACACTTTGAAAGTCAAAGATCTGGAG GAAATCGAGGGTCAGTTTCAGTTTTGCGTGAAGAAGTCTGGTTTTTTCCATGGATTCACCGCATGGTTCACTGTTTACTTTGAGAGTCTGGAGGCAGAAGGTGCAGCAGTGGAGTTGAACACCGGACCTGACTCTGA GCCAACACATTGGAAGCAGACTTTGTTCATGCTCGACAGGCCGGTCAGTGTGAATGCTGGAGACTCCATCAGCGGAAGTGTTCTTCTGCGCAGGAACCCTATTTGGAGGCGCCACATGACCGTTACCCTGCACTGGAAGATCAACGGCAACACACAAGAAACAGACAATTGCCAG GTCGGAACGAAGAGTTTCCCCATGTGGAGGTGA